The Corvus hawaiiensis isolate bCorHaw1 chromosome 7, bCorHaw1.pri.cur, whole genome shotgun sequence genome contains a region encoding:
- the MFSD6 gene encoding major facilitator superfamily domain-containing protein 6 isoform X1 has protein sequence MAADDKVAILTDDEEEQKRKYVLADPFNGISKDQDLPPNNESPSTETTTVPDEELDWLEKHCVKINNDLLISKVFYFFFYSAYGSLYPLLPVYYKQLGMSPSQSGLLVGIRYFIEFCSAPFWGVVADRFKKGKIVLLFSLLCWVLFNLGIGFVRPATLRCVPKGLPPAHPTNASSLLTTIPQNASMSSPLTTVSAASPKVRGRRDLVTSSPVTLETTGTPNPQITFLLPTQSNDVDFVLENSTHLILRNITTSPASPGNATPSTTPASISTKPMPSDQAVLVYDQQEVEAIFLLILLVVIIGEFFSASSVTIVDTITLQYLGKHRDRYGLQRMWGSLGWGLAMLSVGIGIDYTHTEVAIEGQGCKAPEYKNYRIVFIVFGVLMTMALIVATQFRFHYTHFKQDEKRKEVEVSQVDRNASNESSDNTPTSMSQSQSFSFWDLIKLLCSIQYGSVLFVAWFMGFGYGFVFTFLYWHLEDLNGTTTLFGVCSVLSHVSELTAYFFSHKLIELVGHIRVLYIGLACNTARYIYISYLENAWTVLPMEVLQGVTHAAIWAACISYLSAAVPPELRTSAQGILQGLHLGLGRGCGAMVGGVLVNYFGPAATFRGIGMACLVILLLFALIQWMLVPDEEEEKTMLAERIPVPSSPVPIATIDLVQQQSEDIMPRTEPRLPPKKTKHQEEQEDVNRPAWGISSSPWVTLAYAVYQIKEMVKLSKTNPAPENQPLQKTNENCSASSASSARQPQNPTDSEQSRNCSAPTPTATSDSQADGNRVVSDHDAQPAAAGP, from the exons ATGGCAGCTGATGATAAGGTGGCCATTCTAACTGATGATGAAGAAGAACAGAAGAGAAAGTATGTGCTTGCTGATCCTTTCAATGGCATTTCCAAGGATCAAGACTTGCCACCCAATAATGAATCCCCTTCTACAGAGACAACCACTGTCCCAGATGAAGAGCTGGATTGGTTAGAAAAGCACTGTGTCAAAATAAACAATGATCTTCTGATTTCAaaggtcttttattttttcttctattctgCATATGGCTCTCTCTACCCCTTGCTGCCTGTGTACTACAAGCAGCTGGGTATGTCACCCAGTCAGAGTGGACTTCTGGTGGGTATCAGGTACTTTATTGAGTTTTGCAGTGCTCCCTTCTGGGGAGTGGTGGCAGATCGCTTCAAGAAAGGCAAGATTGTCCTCCTGTTCTCGCTTTTatgctgggttttgtttaaCCTGGGCATCGGATTTGTGAGACCAGCCACCTTAAGATGTGTACCAAAGGGCCTTcccccagcacatcccaccaATGCAAGCAGCCTTTTAACAACAATTCCGCAAAACGCCTCGATGTCCTCTCCGCTGACCACAGTGAGTGCTGCATCCCCGAAAGTCCGTGGGAGGAGAGACCTGGTCACTTCCAGTCCAGTCACTTTGGAAACAACAGGGACACCTAATCCTCAAATAACATTCCTGTTACCTACACAGAGCAATGATGTGGATTTTGTCTTGGAAAACAGTACCCATTTGATTTTGAGAAACATCACCACTAGCCCAGCCTCACCAGGGAACGCAACTCCAAGTACCACACCAGCTTCCATCAGCACGAAGCCGATGCCTTCTGACCAAGCTGTGCTCGTTTATGATCAACAAGAAGTAGAGGCCATCTTTCTACTCATTCTGCTGGTTGTCATAATAGGAGAATTTTTCAGTGCTTCCTCTGTTACCATTGTGGACACCATAACTCTGCAGTACCTTGGCAAACACAGGGACCGGTATGGATTGCAGCGTATGTGGGGGtctctgggctgggggctggccATGCTCTCCGTGGGAATTGGCATTGACTATACTCACACAGAAGTTGCCATTGAAGGTCAAGGATGTAAAGCTCCAGAGTACAAGAACTACAGGATCGTTTTCATTGTTTTTGGTGTCCTAATGACAATGGCGTTAATTGTGGCCACCCAGTTTCGATTTCATTACACGCACTTCaagcaagatgagaagagaaaagaggtgGAGGTCTCACAGGTGGACAGAAATGCCTCCAATGAATCTTCAGATAACACTCCCACTAGTATGAGCCAGTCACAGTCTTTCAGTTTTTGGGACCTCATTAAACTGCTGTGCAGTATCCAGTATGGCTCTGTGCTCTTCGTGGCCTGGTTCATGGGGTTTGGATATGGCTTTGTGTTCACCTTTCTGTACTGGCACTTGGAAGACCTGAATGGCACCACCACTCTCTTTGGAGTTTGTTCTGTGCTCAGTCATGTGTCTGAGCTGACTGCCTACTTCTTCAGCCACAAACTCATTGAATTGGTTGGTCACATCAG aGTGCTGTATATTGGTCTTGCCTGTAATACAGCACGATACATCTACATCTCGTATCTGGAAAACGCCTGGACTGTTCTTCCGATGGAAGTGCTTCAAG GTGTCACGCATGCGGCTATCTGGGCAGCCTGCATCTCGTACCTCAGCGCGGCAGTGCCTCCGGAGCTGAGAACGTCGGCACAGGGAATACTGCAAGGTCTCCActtggggctgggcaggggatgTGGAGCCATGGTTGGAGGGGTTTTGGTCAATTACTTCG GTCCTGCTGCCACATTCAGAGGAATAGGGATGGCTTGTTTAGTCATTCTGCTTCTGTTTGCACTGATCCAGTGGATGCTGGTTCCTGATGAAGAAGAAG AAAAGACAATGCTGGCAGAAAGGATTCCAGTGCCTTCCAGTCCTGTTCCCATAGCAACTATTGACCTTGTACAACAGCAGTCGGAAGATATCATGCCTCGGACTGAGCCCAGACTCCCTCCAAAGAAAACTAAACACCAAGAAGAGCAAGAGGATGTGAACAGGCCTGCATGGGGCATCAGTTCTTCTCCTTGGGTCACCTTAGCTTATGCTGTCTACCAGATAAAAGAGATGGTTAAACTATCCAAAACCAATCCAGCTCCTGAGAATCAGCCTTTACAG AAAACCAATGAGAACTGCAGTGCTTCGTCAGCCAGCTCAGCAAGACAACCCCAAAATCCGACAGATTCTGAGCAGTCCAGAAATTGTTCGGCACCAACACCTACAGCAACATCAGATTCTCAAGCAGATGGCAACCGTGTTGTGTCGGATCATGAtgctcagcctgctgctgcagggccctgA
- the MFSD6 gene encoding major facilitator superfamily domain-containing protein 6 isoform X2 — translation MAADDKVAILTDDEEEQKRKYVLADPFNGISKDQDLPPNNESPSTETTTVPDEELDWLEKHCVKINNDLLISKVFYFFFYSAYGSLYPLLPVYYKQLGMSPSQSGLLVGIRYFIEFCSAPFWGVVADRFKKGKIVLLFSLLCWVLFNLGIGFVRPATLRCVPKGLPPAHPTNASSLLTTIPQNASMSSPLTTVSAASPKVRGRRDLVTSSPVTLETTGTPNPQITFLLPTQSNDVDFVLENSTHLILRNITTSPASPGNATPSTTPASISTKPMPSDQAVLVYDQQEVEAIFLLILLVVIIGEFFSASSVTIVDTITLQYLGKHRDRYGLQRMWGSLGWGLAMLSVGIGIDYTHTEVAIEGQGCKAPEYKNYRIVFIVFGVLMTMALIVATQFRFHYTHFKQDEKRKEVEVSQVDRNASNESSDNTPTSMSQSQSFSFWDLIKLLCSIQYGSVLFVAWFMGFGYGFVFTFLYWHLEDLNGTTTLFGVCSVLSHVSELTAYFFSHKLIELVGHIRVLYIGLACNTARYIYISYLENAWTVLPMEVLQGVTHAAIWAACISYLSAAVPPELRTSAQGILQGLHLGLGRGCGAMVGGVLVNYFGPAATFRGIGMACLVILLLFALIQWMLVPDEEEEKTMLAERIPVPSSPVPIATIDLVQQQSEDIMPRTEPRLPPKKTKHQEEQEDVNRPAWGISSSPWVTLAYAVYQIKEMVKLSKTNPAPENQPLQFVFCMLLGKVQLGKEMEENQ, via the exons ATGGCAGCTGATGATAAGGTGGCCATTCTAACTGATGATGAAGAAGAACAGAAGAGAAAGTATGTGCTTGCTGATCCTTTCAATGGCATTTCCAAGGATCAAGACTTGCCACCCAATAATGAATCCCCTTCTACAGAGACAACCACTGTCCCAGATGAAGAGCTGGATTGGTTAGAAAAGCACTGTGTCAAAATAAACAATGATCTTCTGATTTCAaaggtcttttattttttcttctattctgCATATGGCTCTCTCTACCCCTTGCTGCCTGTGTACTACAAGCAGCTGGGTATGTCACCCAGTCAGAGTGGACTTCTGGTGGGTATCAGGTACTTTATTGAGTTTTGCAGTGCTCCCTTCTGGGGAGTGGTGGCAGATCGCTTCAAGAAAGGCAAGATTGTCCTCCTGTTCTCGCTTTTatgctgggttttgtttaaCCTGGGCATCGGATTTGTGAGACCAGCCACCTTAAGATGTGTACCAAAGGGCCTTcccccagcacatcccaccaATGCAAGCAGCCTTTTAACAACAATTCCGCAAAACGCCTCGATGTCCTCTCCGCTGACCACAGTGAGTGCTGCATCCCCGAAAGTCCGTGGGAGGAGAGACCTGGTCACTTCCAGTCCAGTCACTTTGGAAACAACAGGGACACCTAATCCTCAAATAACATTCCTGTTACCTACACAGAGCAATGATGTGGATTTTGTCTTGGAAAACAGTACCCATTTGATTTTGAGAAACATCACCACTAGCCCAGCCTCACCAGGGAACGCAACTCCAAGTACCACACCAGCTTCCATCAGCACGAAGCCGATGCCTTCTGACCAAGCTGTGCTCGTTTATGATCAACAAGAAGTAGAGGCCATCTTTCTACTCATTCTGCTGGTTGTCATAATAGGAGAATTTTTCAGTGCTTCCTCTGTTACCATTGTGGACACCATAACTCTGCAGTACCTTGGCAAACACAGGGACCGGTATGGATTGCAGCGTATGTGGGGGtctctgggctgggggctggccATGCTCTCCGTGGGAATTGGCATTGACTATACTCACACAGAAGTTGCCATTGAAGGTCAAGGATGTAAAGCTCCAGAGTACAAGAACTACAGGATCGTTTTCATTGTTTTTGGTGTCCTAATGACAATGGCGTTAATTGTGGCCACCCAGTTTCGATTTCATTACACGCACTTCaagcaagatgagaagagaaaagaggtgGAGGTCTCACAGGTGGACAGAAATGCCTCCAATGAATCTTCAGATAACACTCCCACTAGTATGAGCCAGTCACAGTCTTTCAGTTTTTGGGACCTCATTAAACTGCTGTGCAGTATCCAGTATGGCTCTGTGCTCTTCGTGGCCTGGTTCATGGGGTTTGGATATGGCTTTGTGTTCACCTTTCTGTACTGGCACTTGGAAGACCTGAATGGCACCACCACTCTCTTTGGAGTTTGTTCTGTGCTCAGTCATGTGTCTGAGCTGACTGCCTACTTCTTCAGCCACAAACTCATTGAATTGGTTGGTCACATCAG aGTGCTGTATATTGGTCTTGCCTGTAATACAGCACGATACATCTACATCTCGTATCTGGAAAACGCCTGGACTGTTCTTCCGATGGAAGTGCTTCAAG GTGTCACGCATGCGGCTATCTGGGCAGCCTGCATCTCGTACCTCAGCGCGGCAGTGCCTCCGGAGCTGAGAACGTCGGCACAGGGAATACTGCAAGGTCTCCActtggggctgggcaggggatgTGGAGCCATGGTTGGAGGGGTTTTGGTCAATTACTTCG GTCCTGCTGCCACATTCAGAGGAATAGGGATGGCTTGTTTAGTCATTCTGCTTCTGTTTGCACTGATCCAGTGGATGCTGGTTCCTGATGAAGAAGAAG AAAAGACAATGCTGGCAGAAAGGATTCCAGTGCCTTCCAGTCCTGTTCCCATAGCAACTATTGACCTTGTACAACAGCAGTCGGAAGATATCATGCCTCGGACTGAGCCCAGACTCCCTCCAAAGAAAACTAAACACCAAGAAGAGCAAGAGGATGTGAACAGGCCTGCATGGGGCATCAGTTCTTCTCCTTGGGTCACCTTAGCTTATGCTGTCTACCAGATAAAAGAGATGGTTAAACTATCCAAAACCAATCCAGCTCCTGAGAATCAGCCTTTACAG TTTGTTTTTTGCATGCTTCTTGGGAAAGTGCAGTTAGGAAAAGAGATGGAAG AAAACCAATGA
- the MFSD6 gene encoding major facilitator superfamily domain-containing protein 6 isoform X4, which produces MAADDKVAILTDDEEEQKRKYVLADPFNGISKDQDLPPNNESPSTETTTVPDEELDWLEKHCVKINNDLLISKVFYFFFYSAYGSLYPLLPVYYKQLGMSPSQSGLLVGIRYFIEFCSAPFWGVVADRFKKGKIVLLFSLLCWVLFNLGIGFVRPATLRCVPKGLPPAHPTNASSLLTTIPQNASMSSPLTTVSAASPKVRGRRDLVTSSPVTLETTGTPNPQITFLLPTQSNDVDFVLENSTHLILRNITTSPASPGNATPSTTPASISTKPMPSDQAVLVYDQQEVEAIFLLILLVVIIGEFFSASSVTIVDTITLQYLGKHRDRYGLQRMWGSLGWGLAMLSVGIGIDYTHTEVAIEGQGCKAPEYKNYRIVFIVFGVLMTMALIVATQFRFHYTHFKQDEKRKEVEVSQVDRNASNESSDNTPTSMSQSQSFSFWDLIKLLCSIQYGSVLFVAWFMGFGYGFVFTFLYWHLEDLNGTTTLFGVCSVLSHVSELTAYFFSHKLIELVGHIRVLYIGLACNTARYIYISYLENAWTVLPMEVLQGVTHAAIWAACISYLSAAVPPELRTSAQGILQGLHLGLGRGCGAMVGGVLVNYFGPAATFRGIGMACLVILLLFALIQWMLVPDEEEEKTMLAERIPVPSSPVPIATIDLVQQQSEDIMPRTEPRLPPKKTKHQEEQEDVNRPAWGISSSPWVTLAYAVYQIKEMVKLSKTNPAPENQPLQCS; this is translated from the exons ATGGCAGCTGATGATAAGGTGGCCATTCTAACTGATGATGAAGAAGAACAGAAGAGAAAGTATGTGCTTGCTGATCCTTTCAATGGCATTTCCAAGGATCAAGACTTGCCACCCAATAATGAATCCCCTTCTACAGAGACAACCACTGTCCCAGATGAAGAGCTGGATTGGTTAGAAAAGCACTGTGTCAAAATAAACAATGATCTTCTGATTTCAaaggtcttttattttttcttctattctgCATATGGCTCTCTCTACCCCTTGCTGCCTGTGTACTACAAGCAGCTGGGTATGTCACCCAGTCAGAGTGGACTTCTGGTGGGTATCAGGTACTTTATTGAGTTTTGCAGTGCTCCCTTCTGGGGAGTGGTGGCAGATCGCTTCAAGAAAGGCAAGATTGTCCTCCTGTTCTCGCTTTTatgctgggttttgtttaaCCTGGGCATCGGATTTGTGAGACCAGCCACCTTAAGATGTGTACCAAAGGGCCTTcccccagcacatcccaccaATGCAAGCAGCCTTTTAACAACAATTCCGCAAAACGCCTCGATGTCCTCTCCGCTGACCACAGTGAGTGCTGCATCCCCGAAAGTCCGTGGGAGGAGAGACCTGGTCACTTCCAGTCCAGTCACTTTGGAAACAACAGGGACACCTAATCCTCAAATAACATTCCTGTTACCTACACAGAGCAATGATGTGGATTTTGTCTTGGAAAACAGTACCCATTTGATTTTGAGAAACATCACCACTAGCCCAGCCTCACCAGGGAACGCAACTCCAAGTACCACACCAGCTTCCATCAGCACGAAGCCGATGCCTTCTGACCAAGCTGTGCTCGTTTATGATCAACAAGAAGTAGAGGCCATCTTTCTACTCATTCTGCTGGTTGTCATAATAGGAGAATTTTTCAGTGCTTCCTCTGTTACCATTGTGGACACCATAACTCTGCAGTACCTTGGCAAACACAGGGACCGGTATGGATTGCAGCGTATGTGGGGGtctctgggctgggggctggccATGCTCTCCGTGGGAATTGGCATTGACTATACTCACACAGAAGTTGCCATTGAAGGTCAAGGATGTAAAGCTCCAGAGTACAAGAACTACAGGATCGTTTTCATTGTTTTTGGTGTCCTAATGACAATGGCGTTAATTGTGGCCACCCAGTTTCGATTTCATTACACGCACTTCaagcaagatgagaagagaaaagaggtgGAGGTCTCACAGGTGGACAGAAATGCCTCCAATGAATCTTCAGATAACACTCCCACTAGTATGAGCCAGTCACAGTCTTTCAGTTTTTGGGACCTCATTAAACTGCTGTGCAGTATCCAGTATGGCTCTGTGCTCTTCGTGGCCTGGTTCATGGGGTTTGGATATGGCTTTGTGTTCACCTTTCTGTACTGGCACTTGGAAGACCTGAATGGCACCACCACTCTCTTTGGAGTTTGTTCTGTGCTCAGTCATGTGTCTGAGCTGACTGCCTACTTCTTCAGCCACAAACTCATTGAATTGGTTGGTCACATCAG aGTGCTGTATATTGGTCTTGCCTGTAATACAGCACGATACATCTACATCTCGTATCTGGAAAACGCCTGGACTGTTCTTCCGATGGAAGTGCTTCAAG GTGTCACGCATGCGGCTATCTGGGCAGCCTGCATCTCGTACCTCAGCGCGGCAGTGCCTCCGGAGCTGAGAACGTCGGCACAGGGAATACTGCAAGGTCTCCActtggggctgggcaggggatgTGGAGCCATGGTTGGAGGGGTTTTGGTCAATTACTTCG GTCCTGCTGCCACATTCAGAGGAATAGGGATGGCTTGTTTAGTCATTCTGCTTCTGTTTGCACTGATCCAGTGGATGCTGGTTCCTGATGAAGAAGAAG AAAAGACAATGCTGGCAGAAAGGATTCCAGTGCCTTCCAGTCCTGTTCCCATAGCAACTATTGACCTTGTACAACAGCAGTCGGAAGATATCATGCCTCGGACTGAGCCCAGACTCCCTCCAAAGAAAACTAAACACCAAGAAGAGCAAGAGGATGTGAACAGGCCTGCATGGGGCATCAGTTCTTCTCCTTGGGTCACCTTAGCTTATGCTGTCTACCAGATAAAAGAGATGGTTAAACTATCCAAAACCAATCCAGCTCCTGAGAATCAGCCTTTACAG TGCAGTTAG
- the MFSD6 gene encoding major facilitator superfamily domain-containing protein 6 isoform X3 yields MAADDKVAILTDDEEEQKRKYVLADPFNGISKDQDLPPNNESPSTETTTVPDEELDWLEKHCVKINNDLLISKVFYFFFYSAYGSLYPLLPVYYKQLGMSPSQSGLLVGIRYFIEFCSAPFWGVVADRFKKGKIVLLFSLLCWVLFNLGIGFVRPATLRCVPKGLPPAHPTNASSLLTTIPQNASMSSPLTTVSAASPKVRGRRDLVTSSPVTLETTGTPNPQITFLLPTQSNDVDFVLENSTHLILRNITTSPASPGNATPSTTPASISTKPMPSDQAVLVYDQQEVEAIFLLILLVVIIGEFFSASSVTIVDTITLQYLGKHRDRYGLQRMWGSLGWGLAMLSVGIGIDYTHTEVAIEGQGCKAPEYKNYRIVFIVFGVLMTMALIVATQFRFHYTHFKQDEKRKEVEVSQVDRNASNESSDNTPTSMSQSQSFSFWDLIKLLCSIQYGSVLFVAWFMGFGYGFVFTFLYWHLEDLNGTTTLFGVCSVLSHVSELTAYFFSHKLIELVGHIRVLYIGLACNTARYIYISYLENAWTVLPMEVLQGVTHAAIWAACISYLSAAVPPELRTSAQGILQGLHLGLGRGCGAMVGGVLVNYFGPAATFRGIGMACLVILLLFALIQWMLVPDEEEEKTMLAERIPVPSSPVPIATIDLVQQQSEDIMPRTEPRLPPKKTKHQEEQEDVNRPAWGISSSPWVTLAYAVYQIKEMVKLSKTNPAPENQPLQLGKEMEENQ; encoded by the exons ATGGCAGCTGATGATAAGGTGGCCATTCTAACTGATGATGAAGAAGAACAGAAGAGAAAGTATGTGCTTGCTGATCCTTTCAATGGCATTTCCAAGGATCAAGACTTGCCACCCAATAATGAATCCCCTTCTACAGAGACAACCACTGTCCCAGATGAAGAGCTGGATTGGTTAGAAAAGCACTGTGTCAAAATAAACAATGATCTTCTGATTTCAaaggtcttttattttttcttctattctgCATATGGCTCTCTCTACCCCTTGCTGCCTGTGTACTACAAGCAGCTGGGTATGTCACCCAGTCAGAGTGGACTTCTGGTGGGTATCAGGTACTTTATTGAGTTTTGCAGTGCTCCCTTCTGGGGAGTGGTGGCAGATCGCTTCAAGAAAGGCAAGATTGTCCTCCTGTTCTCGCTTTTatgctgggttttgtttaaCCTGGGCATCGGATTTGTGAGACCAGCCACCTTAAGATGTGTACCAAAGGGCCTTcccccagcacatcccaccaATGCAAGCAGCCTTTTAACAACAATTCCGCAAAACGCCTCGATGTCCTCTCCGCTGACCACAGTGAGTGCTGCATCCCCGAAAGTCCGTGGGAGGAGAGACCTGGTCACTTCCAGTCCAGTCACTTTGGAAACAACAGGGACACCTAATCCTCAAATAACATTCCTGTTACCTACACAGAGCAATGATGTGGATTTTGTCTTGGAAAACAGTACCCATTTGATTTTGAGAAACATCACCACTAGCCCAGCCTCACCAGGGAACGCAACTCCAAGTACCACACCAGCTTCCATCAGCACGAAGCCGATGCCTTCTGACCAAGCTGTGCTCGTTTATGATCAACAAGAAGTAGAGGCCATCTTTCTACTCATTCTGCTGGTTGTCATAATAGGAGAATTTTTCAGTGCTTCCTCTGTTACCATTGTGGACACCATAACTCTGCAGTACCTTGGCAAACACAGGGACCGGTATGGATTGCAGCGTATGTGGGGGtctctgggctgggggctggccATGCTCTCCGTGGGAATTGGCATTGACTATACTCACACAGAAGTTGCCATTGAAGGTCAAGGATGTAAAGCTCCAGAGTACAAGAACTACAGGATCGTTTTCATTGTTTTTGGTGTCCTAATGACAATGGCGTTAATTGTGGCCACCCAGTTTCGATTTCATTACACGCACTTCaagcaagatgagaagagaaaagaggtgGAGGTCTCACAGGTGGACAGAAATGCCTCCAATGAATCTTCAGATAACACTCCCACTAGTATGAGCCAGTCACAGTCTTTCAGTTTTTGGGACCTCATTAAACTGCTGTGCAGTATCCAGTATGGCTCTGTGCTCTTCGTGGCCTGGTTCATGGGGTTTGGATATGGCTTTGTGTTCACCTTTCTGTACTGGCACTTGGAAGACCTGAATGGCACCACCACTCTCTTTGGAGTTTGTTCTGTGCTCAGTCATGTGTCTGAGCTGACTGCCTACTTCTTCAGCCACAAACTCATTGAATTGGTTGGTCACATCAG aGTGCTGTATATTGGTCTTGCCTGTAATACAGCACGATACATCTACATCTCGTATCTGGAAAACGCCTGGACTGTTCTTCCGATGGAAGTGCTTCAAG GTGTCACGCATGCGGCTATCTGGGCAGCCTGCATCTCGTACCTCAGCGCGGCAGTGCCTCCGGAGCTGAGAACGTCGGCACAGGGAATACTGCAAGGTCTCCActtggggctgggcaggggatgTGGAGCCATGGTTGGAGGGGTTTTGGTCAATTACTTCG GTCCTGCTGCCACATTCAGAGGAATAGGGATGGCTTGTTTAGTCATTCTGCTTCTGTTTGCACTGATCCAGTGGATGCTGGTTCCTGATGAAGAAGAAG AAAAGACAATGCTGGCAGAAAGGATTCCAGTGCCTTCCAGTCCTGTTCCCATAGCAACTATTGACCTTGTACAACAGCAGTCGGAAGATATCATGCCTCGGACTGAGCCCAGACTCCCTCCAAAGAAAACTAAACACCAAGAAGAGCAAGAGGATGTGAACAGGCCTGCATGGGGCATCAGTTCTTCTCCTTGGGTCACCTTAGCTTATGCTGTCTACCAGATAAAAGAGATGGTTAAACTATCCAAAACCAATCCAGCTCCTGAGAATCAGCCTTTACAG TTAGGAAAAGAGATGGAAG AAAACCAATGA